In Streptomyces chartreusis NRRL 3882, the following are encoded in one genomic region:
- a CDS encoding TerD family protein codes for MTHAMLKGSNVPLEATTVRAVLRWTPGQGVPDVDASALLLGPDGHVRSDEDFVFYNQPRHPSGKVWRLGKKRVAEGLTDTIQTDLAGVESGVSRILLVASADGVTFDRVRALRILLYDAAATGAEALAYFDVKPETGQETALICGELYRRGEGWKFRALGEGYSNGLQGLATDYGISVDESEAMEETAGQPATVGPARSTTSDPAQPTTADPAQPATSAPTQQAPAAARPSPEVSRPLPPEQPTAVPAQPAYGYPPQQPPATQPAYGYPQPTSQPAYGYPQAPATAGVTGAQSGYGYPEPVAVAALDPDFRLPPQGPQFIGR; via the coding sequence ATGACGCACGCGATGCTGAAGGGGTCGAACGTCCCGCTGGAAGCCACCACGGTGCGCGCCGTGCTGCGCTGGACACCCGGGCAGGGGGTTCCGGACGTCGACGCCTCCGCGCTGCTCCTCGGCCCCGACGGACATGTGCGCTCCGACGAGGACTTCGTCTTCTACAACCAGCCCCGGCACCCTTCCGGGAAGGTGTGGCGGCTCGGCAAGAAGCGGGTCGCCGAGGGCCTGACCGACACGATCCAGACGGATCTCGCCGGTGTCGAGTCGGGAGTCAGCCGGATTCTGCTGGTCGCTTCGGCGGACGGCGTCACGTTCGACCGCGTACGGGCACTGCGCATTCTGCTGTACGACGCGGCGGCCACGGGCGCGGAGGCTCTGGCGTACTTCGACGTCAAGCCGGAGACGGGCCAGGAGACCGCGCTGATCTGCGGCGAGCTGTACCGGCGTGGTGAGGGCTGGAAGTTCCGGGCGCTGGGCGAGGGCTATTCGAACGGGCTTCAGGGGCTCGCGACCGACTACGGCATCTCGGTGGACGAGTCGGAGGCGATGGAGGAGACGGCCGGGCAGCCGGCCACGGTCGGCCCGGCCCGGTCCACGACCTCCGACCCCGCGCAGCCGACGACCGCCGACCCGGCACAGCCCGCGACCTCCGCTCCCACCCAGCAGGCCCCGGCCGCGGCCCGGCCCTCCCCCGAGGTGTCCCGGCCGCTGCCGCCGGAGCAGCCGACCGCGGTGCCCGCACAGCCCGCGTACGGCTATCCGCCCCAGCAGCCCCCGGCCACCCAGCCGGCGTACGGCTACCCGCAGCCCACCAGCCAGCCCGCGTACGGCTACCCCCAGGCACCGGCGACGGCGGGCGTCACGGGCGCGCAGTCCGGCTACGGCTACCCCGAGCCGGTCGCGGTCGCGGCCCTCGACCCGGACTTCCGCCTGCCCCCGCAGGGCCCGCAGTTCATCGGACGCTAG
- a CDS encoding calcium homeostasis/redox stress adaptation protein, which yields MGVSLSKGGNVSLTKEAPGLTAVIVGLGWDVRTTTGTDFDLDASALLLNNSGKVASDQHFIFFNNLKSPDGSVEHTGDNLTGEGEGDDEQIKVDLATVPADVEKIVFPVSIYDAETRQQSFGQVRNAFIRVVNQAGGAEIARYDLSEDASTETAMVFGELYRHGAEWKFRAIGQGYASGLRGIAQDFGVNV from the coding sequence GTGGGAGTCAGCCTCAGCAAGGGCGGCAACGTATCGCTGACCAAGGAGGCGCCGGGCCTGACCGCGGTCATCGTCGGTCTGGGGTGGGACGTCCGCACCACGACCGGCACCGACTTCGACCTGGACGCCAGCGCGCTGCTGCTGAACAACTCCGGCAAGGTCGCCAGCGACCAGCACTTCATCTTCTTCAACAACCTCAAGAGCCCGGACGGCTCCGTCGAGCACACCGGCGACAACCTCACCGGTGAGGGCGAGGGCGACGACGAGCAGATCAAGGTCGACCTCGCCACGGTTCCGGCCGACGTCGAGAAGATCGTCTTCCCGGTCTCCATCTACGACGCCGAGACCCGCCAGCAGTCCTTCGGCCAGGTCCGCAACGCGTTCATCCGCGTCGTGAACCAGGCCGGCGGCGCCGAGATCGCCCGCTACGACCTGAGCGAGGACGCCTCCACCGAGACCGCCATGGTCTTCGGTGAGCTCTACCGGCACGGCGCGGAGTGGAAGTTCCGCGCCATCGGCCAGGGCTACGCCTCGGGCCTGCGCGGCATCGCGCAGGACTTCGGCGTGAACGTCTGA
- a CDS encoding HpcH/HpaI aldolase/citrate lyase family protein, which translates to MRHFGHVAPEVRKRLFHREPCTFTADSPARLLSAALGATLYSPATRTRLADDILKQAGRGVVSMVLCLEDSIDDAEVGPGEENLVRQLTALADRPDADLPLLFIRVRVPEQIPDLVRRLGPAVRLLSGFVLPKFTEERGIPFLEALATAEADGGQRLFAMPVLESPELLYRESRVATLEGISRAVDKYRDRVLALRLGVTDFCSSYGLRRGPDMTAYDVQIVASVIADVVNMLGRVDGTGFTVTGPVWEYFRVQERMFKPQLRQSPFLEVQAAELREKLIEHAMDGLLREISLDHANGLLGKTCIHPSHVLPVHALSVVSHEEFSDAQDILRPERGGGGVLRSAYTNKMNEVKPHRAWAERTLLRAEVFGVANEDIGFVELLAAGLRD; encoded by the coding sequence ATGCGTCATTTCGGGCACGTCGCCCCTGAGGTGCGGAAGCGGCTCTTCCACCGCGAGCCGTGCACCTTCACCGCGGATTCGCCGGCCCGGCTGCTCTCGGCCGCCCTCGGCGCCACGCTCTACAGCCCGGCCACCCGGACCCGCCTCGCCGACGACATCCTCAAGCAGGCCGGTCGTGGCGTGGTCTCCATGGTCCTGTGCCTGGAGGACTCGATCGACGACGCGGAGGTCGGCCCGGGCGAGGAGAACCTCGTCCGTCAGCTCACGGCCCTCGCCGACCGCCCGGACGCGGACCTGCCGCTGCTCTTCATCCGGGTCCGCGTCCCCGAGCAGATCCCCGACCTGGTACGACGCCTCGGGCCCGCCGTCCGGCTGCTGTCCGGATTCGTACTGCCGAAGTTCACCGAGGAACGCGGCATCCCCTTCCTCGAGGCACTGGCGACCGCCGAGGCCGACGGCGGACAGCGTCTTTTCGCCATGCCGGTGCTGGAGTCGCCGGAGCTGCTCTACCGCGAGTCGCGCGTGGCGACCCTGGAGGGCATCTCCCGGGCGGTCGACAAGTACCGCGACCGCGTACTCGCCCTGCGCCTCGGCGTGACGGACTTCTGCTCCTCCTACGGGCTGCGCAGAGGCCCCGACATGACGGCCTACGACGTGCAGATCGTCGCCTCCGTGATCGCCGACGTGGTGAACATGCTGGGTCGCGTCGACGGGACCGGCTTCACCGTGACCGGGCCGGTGTGGGAGTACTTCCGGGTCCAGGAGCGCATGTTCAAGCCGCAGCTGCGGCAGAGCCCCTTCCTGGAGGTGCAGGCCGCGGAGCTGCGCGAGAAGCTGATTGAGCACGCCATGGACGGCCTGCTCAGGGAGATCTCCCTGGACCACGCCAACGGACTGCTGGGCAAGACCTGCATCCACCCCTCGCACGTGCTGCCCGTGCACGCCCTGTCGGTCGTCAGCCACGAGGAGTTCTCGGACGCCCAGGACATCCTGCGCCCCGAGCGCGGCGGCGGGGGTGTGCTGAGGTCGGCGTACACGAACAAGATGAACGAGGTGAAGCCGCATCGGGCCTGGGCCGAGCGGACCCTGCTGCGTGCCGAGGTTTTCGGCGTGGCGAACGAGGACATCGGCTTCGTGGAGCTGCTCGCGGCCGGCTTGCGCGACTGA
- a CDS encoding TerD family protein, with translation MGLFDGLRRGRDVQFDSGHAATNAIELTKRRAQISLTKQDAATGHLRVNLSWRMRTSDIGGPQRESLLRHPFRALKPPEVIGHSQSVVNVDLDLGCLYELQDGSKGVVQPLGGYFGDVNAPPYVKLSGDDRFGSASGETMYINLDHRDSIKRLLVFVYIYDQTPAFDRAHAIVTLYPSNGPRIEIHLDERQPQARSCAVVMIEKVKDEIIVRREVKFVYGFQAELDRLYGWGLQWGRGYKTKVER, from the coding sequence ATGGGCCTGTTCGACGGACTTCGGCGTGGGCGCGACGTGCAGTTCGACTCGGGGCACGCGGCAACCAACGCGATCGAACTGACCAAGCGGCGCGCGCAGATATCACTCACCAAACAGGACGCGGCCACCGGCCATCTCCGGGTCAATCTCAGCTGGCGGATGCGCACGTCCGACATCGGCGGCCCGCAGCGCGAGAGCTTGCTGCGGCACCCCTTCAGGGCCCTCAAGCCGCCGGAGGTCATCGGCCACAGCCAGAGCGTGGTCAACGTCGACCTCGACCTGGGCTGTCTGTACGAACTCCAGGACGGCAGCAAGGGCGTCGTCCAGCCCCTCGGCGGCTACTTCGGTGACGTCAACGCCCCGCCGTACGTCAAACTCAGCGGCGACGACCGCTTCGGCTCCGCGTCCGGCGAGACGATGTACATCAACCTCGACCACCGCGACAGCATCAAGCGGCTCCTGGTCTTCGTCTACATCTACGACCAGACACCCGCGTTCGACCGCGCCCACGCCATCGTCACGCTCTACCCGAGCAACGGCCCCCGCATCGAGATCCACCTCGACGAACGCCAGCCGCAGGCCCGCTCCTGTGCCGTCGTCATGATCGAAAAGGTCAAGGACGAGATCATCGTGCGCCGCGAGGTGAAGTTCGTCTACGGGTTCCAGGCCGAGCTGGACCGGCTGTACGGGTGGGGGCTCCAGTGGGGCCGGGGCTACAAGACGAAGGTCGAGCGCTGA
- a CDS encoding potassium channel family protein: MQQQSARHRWEQHTQRPLFGLALAFAVAYAVPIVRPDASRDVVEVCTAVEWVVWGAFALDYAIRLALAEQRLVFVRTHWLDLGAVVLPMLQPMRLLRLVSTLLLVGQRARMASQIRLTTYVAGAVVGLLMFGSLAVLSVERDAPDGNIRTLGDAVWWSFTTMTTVGYGDHAPTTGLGRMLAVGLMLSGIALLGVVTANIAAWFIARFEKDDVEERRQTEAIRELTEEVRALRGELAALKETSVR; the protein is encoded by the coding sequence ATGCAGCAGCAGTCGGCCCGACACCGTTGGGAACAGCACACGCAGCGCCCCCTCTTCGGCCTGGCCCTGGCGTTCGCCGTCGCCTACGCCGTGCCGATCGTCCGGCCCGACGCGAGCCGGGACGTGGTGGAGGTGTGCACGGCCGTCGAGTGGGTGGTGTGGGGCGCGTTCGCGCTCGACTACGCCATACGGCTCGCGCTCGCCGAGCAGCGGCTGGTGTTCGTACGGACGCACTGGCTCGACCTGGGCGCGGTGGTGCTGCCGATGCTTCAGCCGATGCGGTTGCTGCGGCTGGTGTCGACGCTGCTGCTGGTCGGGCAGCGGGCGCGGATGGCCTCGCAGATAAGGCTCACGACGTATGTCGCCGGTGCGGTGGTCGGTCTGCTGATGTTCGGGTCGCTGGCGGTGCTGTCGGTGGAGCGGGACGCGCCGGACGGGAACATCCGGACGCTGGGTGACGCGGTGTGGTGGTCGTTCACGACGATGACGACCGTGGGGTACGGGGATCATGCGCCGACGACCGGGTTGGGGCGGATGCTCGCGGTGGGGCTGATGCTGTCCGGGATCGCCCTGCTGGGTGTGGTGACGGCGAACATCGCGGCGTGGTTCATCGCGCGGTTCGAGAAGGACGATGTGGAGGAGCGGCGGCAGACGGAGGCGATCCGGGAGCTGACGGAGGAGGTACGGGCGCTGCGGGGGGAGTTGGCGGCGCTGAAGGAAACGTCGGTGAGGTGA
- a CDS encoding DUF3052 domain-containing protein — translation MSATADHAEERTNPAARLGFQPGQVVQEIGYDDDVDQELREAIEGIVEGDLVDEDYDDVADAVVLWFRDDDGDLTDALVDATTYIEEGGAILLLTPKTGRSGYVEPSDISEAATTAGLTASKSVSVGKDWSGSRLATPKAAKSKR, via the coding sequence GTGAGCGCGACCGCGGACCACGCGGAGGAGCGGACGAACCCTGCCGCCAGGCTGGGGTTCCAGCCCGGGCAGGTGGTCCAGGAGATCGGCTACGACGACGACGTGGACCAGGAACTCCGCGAGGCCATCGAGGGCATCGTCGAGGGCGACCTGGTGGACGAGGACTACGACGACGTGGCCGACGCCGTTGTGCTGTGGTTCCGTGACGACGACGGCGACCTGACGGATGCGCTGGTCGATGCCACCACGTACATCGAAGAGGGCGGCGCGATCCTGCTCCTCACGCCGAAGACCGGCCGTTCGGGCTATGTGGAGCCGAGCGACATCTCGGAAGCCGCCACCACGGCGGGTCTGACGGCGTCCAAGAGCGTCAGCGTCGGCAAGGACTGGAGCGGCAGCCGGCTGGCGACGCCGAAGGCCGCCAAGTCGAAGCGTTAG
- a CDS encoding TerD family protein, with the protein MGVTLAKGGNVSLSKAAPNLTQVMVGLGWDARSTTGAPFDLDASALMCSGGRVLGDEWFVFYNQLKSPDGSVEHTGDNLTGEGDGDDESLLIDLSKVPPQCDKIVFPVSIHMADERNQTFGQVSNAFIRVVNQADGQELARYDLSEDASTETAMIFGEVYRYQGEWKFRAVGQGYASGLRGIALDFGVNVS; encoded by the coding sequence ATGGGCGTCACGCTCGCCAAAGGGGGCAACGTCTCCCTGTCCAAGGCCGCACCGAACCTCACGCAGGTGATGGTCGGGCTCGGCTGGGACGCGCGCTCCACCACCGGAGCCCCTTTCGACCTCGACGCCAGCGCGCTGATGTGCAGCGGCGGGCGCGTGCTCGGGGACGAGTGGTTCGTGTTCTACAACCAGCTCAAGAGCCCGGACGGATCCGTGGAGCACACCGGTGACAACCTCACCGGCGAGGGCGACGGCGACGACGAGTCACTGCTGATCGACCTCTCCAAGGTGCCGCCCCAGTGCGACAAGATCGTCTTCCCCGTCTCCATCCACATGGCCGACGAGCGGAACCAGACCTTCGGCCAGGTCAGCAATGCCTTCATCCGTGTGGTGAACCAGGCGGACGGCCAGGAACTCGCCCGTTACGACCTCAGCGAGGACGCCTCCACGGAGACCGCGATGATCTTCGGCGAGGTCTATCGCTACCAGGGCGAATGGAAGTTCAGGGCCGTCGGTCAGGGGTACGCGTCGGGGCTGCGGGGCATCGCACTGGACTTCGGGGTCAACGTCTCGTAA
- a CDS encoding DUF475 domain-containing protein has translation MVLKTFGWSFAVTALGLVAAVLFGGWTALGIVAILSVLEISLSFDNAVVNAGILKKMNAFWQKIFLTIGILIAVFGMRLVFPVVIVAISAKMGPIEAVNLALNDKEQYQQLVTDAHPAIAAFGGMFLLMIFLDYIFEDRDIKWLAWLERPLAKLGKVDMLSVCIALIVLLISAMTFAANAHQHGGAHVDKAETVLLSGIAGLITYMIVGGLSGYFEDKLEEEEEREHEAEEEAERSGKPRSAVQLAGKAAFFMFLYLEVLDASFSFDGVIGAFAITNDIVLMALGLGIGAMYVRSLTVYLVREGTLDDYVYLEHGAHYAIGALAMVLLVTIQYEINEFITGSIGVVLIGASFWSSVRRNRALAAAEGKAGSDEKTEVSSGV, from the coding sequence GTGGTTCTGAAAACCTTCGGGTGGTCGTTCGCGGTCACCGCGCTCGGCCTGGTCGCGGCGGTCCTGTTCGGCGGGTGGACCGCGCTCGGCATCGTCGCGATCCTCTCCGTCCTCGAGATCTCGCTGTCCTTCGACAACGCGGTGGTCAACGCCGGGATCCTGAAGAAGATGAATGCCTTCTGGCAGAAGATCTTCCTCACGATCGGCATTCTGATCGCCGTCTTCGGTATGCGTCTGGTCTTCCCCGTCGTGATCGTCGCGATCAGCGCCAAGATGGGCCCGATCGAGGCCGTCAACCTCGCTCTGAACGACAAGGAGCAGTACCAGCAGCTGGTGACGGACGCCCACCCGGCGATCGCCGCGTTCGGTGGCATGTTCCTGCTGATGATCTTCCTGGACTACATCTTCGAGGACCGGGACATCAAGTGGCTCGCCTGGCTGGAGCGCCCGCTGGCCAAGCTCGGCAAGGTCGACATGCTGTCGGTCTGCATCGCGCTGATCGTCCTGCTGATCTCGGCGATGACCTTCGCGGCCAACGCCCACCAGCACGGCGGCGCGCACGTCGACAAGGCGGAGACCGTCCTGCTCTCCGGCATCGCGGGTCTGATCACGTACATGATCGTCGGTGGTCTCTCCGGCTACTTCGAGGACAAGCTCGAAGAGGAGGAGGAACGCGAGCACGAGGCGGAGGAAGAGGCCGAGCGCAGCGGCAAGCCCCGCTCCGCGGTCCAGCTGGCCGGCAAGGCCGCCTTCTTCATGTTCCTCTACCTCGAGGTCCTGGACGCGTCCTTCTCCTTCGACGGCGTGATCGGCGCCTTCGCCATCACCAACGACATCGTCCTGATGGCCCTCGGCCTCGGCATCGGCGCCATGTACGTCCGGTCGCTGACCGTCTACCTGGTCCGCGAGGGCACCCTCGACGACTACGTCTACCTGGAGCACGGCGCCCACTACGCCATCGGCGCCCTCGCCATGGTCCTCCTCGTCACCATCCAGTACGAGATCAACGAGTTCATCACCGGCTCCATCGGCGTCGTCCTGATCGGCGCCTCCTTCTGGTCCTCCGTGCGCCGCAACCGCGCCCTGGCGGCCGCCGAGGGAAAAGCCGGCTCGGACGAGAAGACTGAGGTCTCGTCCGGGGTGTGA
- the aceE gene encoding pyruvate dehydrogenase (acetyl-transferring), homodimeric type, whose translation MASASDRNPIIIGGLPSQVPDFDPEETQEWLDSLDAAVDERGRERARYLMLRLIERAREKRVAVPEMRSTDYVNTIPTKSEPFFPGNEEIERKILNATRWNAAVMVSRAQRPGIGVGGHIATFASSASLYDVGFNHFFRGKDEGDGGDQVFFQGHASPGIYARAFLLDRLSEQHLDGFRQEKSKAPYGLSSYPHPRLMPDFWEFPTVSMGLGPIGAIYQARMNRYMHARGIADTSKSHVWAFLGDGEMDEPESLGQLSIAAREGLDNLTFVVNCNLQRLDGPVRGNGKIIQELESIFRGAGWNVIKLVWDRTWDPLLAQDRDGVLVNKMNTTPDGQFQTYATETGAYIRDHFFGDDHRLRAMVEGMTDDQILHLGRGGHDHRKIFAAYKAAVEHKGQPTVILAKTIKGWTLGPNFEGRNATHQMKKLTVDDLKRFRDRLHLPISDKELESGVPPYYHPGRDSEEIQYMHDRRRGLGGYVPTRVVRSKPLPLPEDKTYATVKKGSGQQSIATTMAFVRLLKDLMRDKEIGKRFVLIAPDEYRTFGMDSFFPSAKIYNPLGQQYESVDRDLLLAYKEAPHGQMLHDGISEAGCTASLIAAGSAYATHGEPLIPVYVFYSMFGFQRTGDQFWQMSDQLARGFVLGATAGRTTLTGEGLQHADGHSQLLASTNPGCVAYDPAFGFEIAHIVKDGLRRMYGGSEEHPHGEDVFYYLTVYNEPIQHPAEPENVDVEGIIKGVYRFSEGTAGSIPAQIMASGVAVPWAVEAQKVLAEEWNVKADVWSATSWNELRREAVACEEHNLLHPEEEQRVPYVTRKLADAQGPVVAVSDWMRSVPDQIARWVPQTYQSLGADGFGFADTRGAARRFFHIDAQSIVVAVLTELAREGKVDRSVLKQAIDRYQLLDVSAADPGVAGGDA comes from the coding sequence GTGGCTTCCGCATCCGATCGCAACCCGATCATCATTGGCGGCCTTCCGAGTCAGGTTCCTGACTTCGATCCCGAAGAGACGCAGGAGTGGCTCGACTCCCTCGACGCCGCTGTCGACGAGCGCGGCCGGGAGCGCGCCCGTTACCTGATGCTGCGGCTGATCGAGCGGGCCCGCGAGAAGCGCGTGGCCGTGCCGGAGATGCGCAGCACGGACTACGTCAACACCATCCCCACCAAGAGCGAGCCGTTCTTCCCCGGCAACGAGGAGATCGAGCGGAAGATCCTCAACGCGACCCGCTGGAACGCGGCGGTGATGGTGTCCCGGGCCCAGCGCCCCGGCATCGGCGTCGGCGGTCACATCGCCACGTTCGCGTCCTCCGCCTCCCTCTACGACGTCGGCTTCAACCACTTCTTCCGCGGCAAGGACGAGGGCGACGGCGGCGACCAGGTCTTCTTCCAGGGGCACGCCTCGCCGGGCATCTACGCCCGCGCCTTCCTGCTGGACCGGCTCAGCGAGCAGCACCTGGACGGCTTCCGCCAGGAGAAGTCCAAGGCGCCGTACGGCCTGTCGTCGTACCCGCACCCGCGCCTCATGCCGGACTTCTGGGAGTTCCCGACGGTGTCGATGGGCCTCGGCCCGATCGGCGCGATCTACCAGGCGCGGATGAACCGCTACATGCACGCGCGCGGGATCGCCGACACCTCGAAGTCGCACGTGTGGGCGTTCCTCGGCGACGGCGAGATGGACGAGCCGGAGTCGCTGGGCCAGCTGTCCATCGCCGCCCGCGAGGGCCTGGACAACCTCACGTTCGTCGTCAACTGCAACCTCCAGCGCCTCGACGGCCCGGTGCGCGGCAACGGCAAGATCATCCAGGAGCTGGAGTCGATCTTCCGCGGCGCCGGCTGGAACGTGATCAAGCTGGTGTGGGACCGCACCTGGGACCCGCTGCTCGCCCAGGACCGCGACGGCGTGCTGGTCAACAAGATGAACACCACGCCGGACGGACAGTTCCAGACGTACGCCACGGAGACGGGCGCGTACATCCGGGACCACTTCTTCGGTGACGACCACCGCCTGCGCGCGATGGTCGAGGGCATGACCGACGACCAGATCCTGCACCTGGGGCGCGGCGGTCACGACCACCGGAAGATCTTCGCGGCGTACAAGGCGGCCGTGGAGCACAAGGGCCAGCCGACGGTGATCCTCGCCAAGACGATCAAGGGCTGGACGCTGGGCCCGAACTTCGAGGGCCGCAACGCCACGCACCAGATGAAGAAGCTGACGGTCGACGACCTCAAGCGCTTCCGCGACCGCCTGCACCTGCCGATCTCGGACAAGGAGCTGGAGTCCGGCGTGCCGCCGTACTACCACCCGGGCCGGGACTCGGAAGAGATCCAGTACATGCACGACCGCCGCAGGGGGCTCGGCGGTTACGTCCCCACGCGCGTCGTGCGGTCCAAGCCGCTGCCGCTGCCCGAGGACAAGACGTACGCGACCGTGAAGAAGGGTTCGGGCCAGCAGTCGATCGCCACGACGATGGCCTTCGTGCGCCTGCTCAAGGACCTCATGCGGGACAAGGAGATCGGCAAGCGGTTCGTGCTGATCGCGCCGGACGAGTACCGCACGTTCGGCATGGACTCGTTCTTCCCGAGCGCGAAGATCTACAACCCGCTCGGCCAGCAGTACGAATCGGTCGACCGTGACCTGCTGCTCGCCTACAAGGAGGCGCCGCACGGCCAGATGCTGCACGACGGCATCTCGGAGGCGGGCTGCACGGCGTCCCTGATCGCCGCCGGCTCGGCCTACGCGACCCATGGCGAACCGCTGATCCCGGTCTACGTCTTCTACTCGATGTTCGGTTTCCAGCGCACCGGCGACCAGTTCTGGCAGATGTCCGACCAGCTGGCCCGCGGTTTCGTCCTGGGCGCGACCGCCGGCCGGACGACCCTGACCGGTGAGGGCCTCCAGCACGCCGACGGCCACTCGCAGCTGCTGGCCTCCACGAACCCCGGCTGCGTGGCGTACGACCCGGCGTTCGGCTTCGAGATCGCGCACATCGTGAAGGACGGCCTGCGCCGGATGTACGGCGGCTCCGAGGAGCACCCGCACGGCGAGGACGTCTTCTACTACCTGACGGTCTACAACGAGCCGATCCAGCACCCGGCCGAGCCCGAGAACGTGGACGTCGAGGGCATCATCAAGGGCGTCTACCGCTTCAGCGAGGGCACGGCCGGCTCGATCCCGGCGCAGATCATGGCGTCGGGTGTCGCGGTGCCGTGGGCGGTCGAGGCGCAGAAGGTCCTGGCCGAGGAGTGGAACGTCAAGGCGGACGTCTGGTCGGCGACCTCCTGGAACGAGCTGCGGCGCGAGGCCGTGGCCTGCGAGGAGCACAACCTGCTGCACCCCGAGGAGGAGCAGCGGGTGCCGTACGTGACGCGGAAGCTGGCCGATGCGCAGGGCCCGGTCGTGGCCGTGTCCGACTGGATGCGATCGGTTCCGGACCAGATCGCGCGCTGGGTGCCGCAGACGTACCAGTCGCTCGGCGCGGACGGTTTCGGGTTCGCGGACACGCGGGGCGCTGCCCGCCGCTTCTTCCACATCGACGCGCAGTCGATCGTGGTGGCGGTGCTCACCGAGCTGGCCCGTGAGGGCAAGGTCGACCGGTCGGTGCTCAAGCAGGCCATCGACCGGTACCAGCTGCTCGACGTGTCGGCGGCCGACCCGGGGGTCGCGGGCGGCGACGCGTAA
- a CDS encoding peroxiredoxin: MAIQVGEKAPDFELKDNHGASVKLSDFRGRKNVVLLFYPFAFTGVCTGELCELRDNLPQFSDRDTQLLAVSNDSIHTLRVFAEQEGLEYPLLSDFWPHGNVSRAYGVFDEDKGCAVRGTFVIDKEGVVRWTVVNGLPDARDLNDYVKALDTL; encoded by the coding sequence ATGGCGATCCAGGTCGGCGAGAAGGCCCCCGACTTCGAGCTCAAGGACAACCACGGCGCGAGCGTCAAGCTGTCCGACTTCCGCGGTCGGAAGAACGTGGTGCTGCTCTTCTACCCCTTCGCCTTCACCGGCGTCTGCACGGGCGAGCTGTGCGAGCTGCGGGACAACCTGCCGCAGTTCTCCGACCGCGACACCCAGCTGCTCGCCGTCTCCAACGACTCCATCCACACGCTGCGCGTCTTCGCCGAGCAGGAGGGCCTGGAGTACCCGCTGCTGTCGGACTTCTGGCCGCACGGCAACGTCTCGCGCGCCTACGGCGTCTTCGACGAGGACAAGGGCTGCGCCGTGCGCGGCACCTTCGTCATCGACAAGGAGGGCGTCGTGCGCTGGACGGTCGTCAACGGCCTGCCGGACGCGCGCGACCTGAACGACTACGTGAAGGCGCTCGACACCCTGTGA